TGTCCATGTACATTTACCGTTTTCGTTTGGTCATTTACTTTCTGACTAATCAATTTTATATACCCTCTATAAGCTACATCTATTCCAGATGGTTGAAACTCGAACTCATCTCCCTTTTTTATTTTTGTTATATCCGTTCCAAAAACATTTAATTCTGCATGCATATGATCATTATCTATTATTTCCATCATCTCTGAGTTAGCTGCTAAAAACATTCCTTTATTCAAATTGTTCTCTACAACATAACCAGAAATTGGAGCCTTTACATACACATATTGCTGAATTCCATTGGCTGCCACTGTAGTAGGCGATAATCCTGCCATTTTTAACTGTGATGCATAGCTATTCGCTAAACTTTTTGCAGATCGATAACTTCCTTCTGCTATTTGAAATGATTTTTTGGAAGTAATATCATTTTCTAACAACATTTTCTTTCTCTCATAATCTGCCTTAGCTACTTTTAGTTTATTTACCGCTTCAAGGTAAACATACTGTAACTCTATAAAGTTAGGATGCTGTAATACCGCTACTATTTGTCCTTTTTTCACCTTATCACCAGGTAACAAATCTGTTTTATAAACAAACGCTTCTAAAGGCGCATATATAGTGGCTTTGCTTTGTGGTGGCACCTCTATCGTTCCAGTTACTGCTACTTTTTCTCTAATCTTTCTTTTTTTGATTGCAGCTGTCTCTATTTTGGCTGTAACAATTTGTTGTTGGGTTAAATGAATTCCATTTTCATTATGATCTTCATCGTTCGTTACATTTTGTGTTGTTTTTTCTGCTGTTGCATGATCGTGATCAGAATGATCTTCTTTTGTTGAATTACAACTAACAACAATAATGATAGTTACTAATATTATTACTAATTTTTTCATGTGTATATTTTTATTCTTTTATATAAAACTCGTAGGCTATTACAGTTTGGTTAAAATTATTAACCAGTGATAAATAGTTTTGCATTACTTGAAAATAAGCGGTAAAACTCTGGTTATATTGATATGCATCAATCTCTCCTACCTTATAAGCTAATGCTAGTTTTTTTATAAACTTTTGCGCTTGTGTAACTGTTGAATGAATACTTACCAACTCTTCATTTAAATAAATAAGCTGTTCTTGTAAGCTTTTATAATTATTCTGAATTACCATAGCTTTGTTATTATTCTCATAAGCTATTTCTTCTTGTATAATTTTTTGCTCTTTAATTTTTGCATTATTAGACCAAAAAGAAAGTGGAATATTTACTCCTACATTAAAACCTGTATAACTGTTCTCATTTCCTGTTTTTCTATTAATTACACCAGCTGTTAATGCAGGGAAATATGTTGATTTTGCTACAGACACACCTTTAGCTGCTACCTTATTTTGTTGCTCTAAACTTTTGATAAATTC
The nucleotide sequence above comes from Tenacibaculum singaporense. Encoded proteins:
- a CDS encoding efflux RND transporter periplasmic adaptor subunit — encoded protein: MKKLVIILVTIIIVVSCNSTKEDHSDHDHATAEKTTQNVTNDEDHNENGIHLTQQQIVTAKIETAAIKKRKIREKVAVTGTIEVPPQSKATIYAPLEAFVYKTDLLPGDKVKKGQIVAVLQHPNFIELQYVYLEAVNKLKVAKADYERKKMLLENDITSKKSFQIAEGSYRSAKSLANSYASQLKMAGLSPTTVAANGIQQYVYVKAPISGYVVENNLNKGMFLAANSEMMEIIDNDHMHAELNVFGTDITKIKKGDEFEFQPSGIDVAYRGYIKLISQKVNDQTKTVNVHGHFEDEQNRLKAGMFINAQILLGGKEVYAVPEEAVIENEGENFVFVKKSADEFIPVEVTVGGSDNGFVAIKTIQEDNYNVTIVTKGAHFLKGKLLQMAGGMEGHAH